The proteins below come from a single Gimesia alba genomic window:
- a CDS encoding sulfatase family protein, whose translation MRFLLITFVFLPFFFHLGPTQTEAASQPNILFIFTDDQAPWALGKSGHPHAKTPNIDRIFQEGAYLVNSFTTTPVCSPSRASLVASRYGSELEITDWIHPRTEPEHGLKPDTVTWMKLLQDAGYRTGLIGKWHLGLLDKHHPTQFGYDYFMGFRSGGNVPKDPTLEVNGKDTKLKGLLPDILVDDAIRFINKEQGTPFMLSLHFRAPHTRWLPVADEDWAPFKDLDPQIPNPDYPDLNVERVKKMTREYLASVASVDRNVGRLLQELKQKQLDQNTVIIFSSDHGYNMGHNGIWHKGNGHWVLNKNPKPTPNIPAGQRPNMYDNSLKIPTAVLWPGVTQPNQIVKQTVSNLDWFPTLLEMAQVSQPANLTIRGRSIVPLLKKGSQAEWDNDFYAEYSTKHQSKTHMRMYRTPEWKLIRDFLNPRRDELYHLTEDPAETTNLINSQDPQVIKIRKQLHQKILSRMKSIDDKVLSQKEQGT comes from the coding sequence ATGCGCTTTCTTCTGATCACATTTGTCTTTCTGCCGTTTTTCTTCCATCTGGGACCCACTCAGACAGAAGCAGCTTCCCAGCCGAACATTCTGTTCATTTTCACCGATGATCAGGCTCCCTGGGCATTGGGAAAGTCCGGGCACCCGCATGCCAAAACACCAAACATCGATCGGATCTTTCAGGAAGGCGCGTATCTGGTCAACTCCTTCACCACGACGCCGGTCTGCAGTCCTTCGCGTGCCAGTCTGGTCGCCAGCCGCTACGGATCGGAACTGGAAATCACCGATTGGATTCATCCCCGTACGGAACCGGAGCATGGCTTAAAACCTGATACCGTGACCTGGATGAAACTCCTGCAAGATGCCGGCTATCGCACCGGTCTGATTGGGAAATGGCATCTGGGCCTGCTCGACAAGCATCATCCCACGCAATTTGGCTATGACTATTTCATGGGCTTCCGCAGTGGAGGCAATGTGCCGAAAGATCCCACACTCGAAGTGAACGGCAAAGACACGAAACTGAAAGGGCTGCTCCCGGACATTCTGGTGGATGATGCGATTCGATTTATCAACAAAGAGCAGGGGACGCCGTTCATGCTGTCGCTGCACTTCAGAGCACCGCACACCCGCTGGCTGCCGGTCGCCGATGAAGACTGGGCGCCCTTTAAAGACCTCGATCCACAAATTCCCAACCCGGACTATCCCGATTTGAATGTAGAACGAGTCAAGAAAATGACGCGCGAATATCTGGCCAGTGTCGCCAGCGTAGATCGCAATGTGGGACGCCTGCTCCAGGAATTGAAACAAAAGCAGCTGGATCAGAACACGGTCATCATCTTCTCCAGTGATCACGGCTATAACATGGGACACAACGGAATCTGGCATAAAGGCAACGGACATTGGGTGCTTAACAAAAATCCCAAACCGACTCCCAATATACCAGCAGGCCAGCGCCCTAATATGTATGACAACTCGCTCAAGATTCCCACTGCGGTCCTCTGGCCGGGCGTGACGCAGCCCAATCAGATCGTCAAGCAGACCGTCTCCAATCTGGACTGGTTTCCGACACTGCTCGAAATGGCTCAGGTTTCCCAACCAGCCAATCTGACCATCCGAGGTCGCAGCATCGTTCCCTTGCTGAAAAAGGGATCACAGGCCGAGTGGGACAACGATTTCTACGCGGAATACAGCACCAAACACCAGTCAAAAACTCACATGCGGATGTATCGCACCCCGGAATGGAAGCTGATCCGGGACTTCTTAAACCCAAGGCGGGATGAACTGTATCACCTCACGGAAGATCCTGCAGAAACGACCAACCTGATCAACTCCCAGGATCCCCAGG